One Candidatus Binataceae bacterium DNA segment encodes these proteins:
- a CDS encoding VOC family protein, which translates to MISHRGLRHLALRVADVERAREFYARVFGMRLVWQPDADNVYMSSGCDNLALHRGARGDPAAQTLDHLGFIAASVAEVEAGFAWAVTHGLDIVKPLAHHRDGSVSFYLRDLDGNVVQVLYEPAISSLDFVANK; encoded by the coding sequence ATGATCTCACATCGGGGACTGCGCCATCTGGCTCTGCGGGTGGCGGATGTCGAGCGGGCGCGGGAATTCTACGCGCGCGTCTTCGGCATGCGCCTGGTATGGCAGCCCGATGCCGATAACGTCTATATGAGTTCCGGATGCGATAACCTGGCGCTCCATCGCGGTGCCCGCGGCGACCCCGCGGCGCAGACGCTCGATCATCTGGGCTTCATTGCCGCCTCGGTTGCTGAAGTCGAAGCGGGTTTCGCCTGGGCGGTGACCCACGGCCTCGACATCGTAAAGCCGCTGGCGCATCATCGCGACGGCTCGGTCTCGTTCTACCTTCGCGACCTCGACGGCAACGTTGTCCAAGTGCTGTACGAGCCTGCTATAAGTTCGCTGGATTTCGTGGCGAACAAGTAA
- a CDS encoding class I SAM-dependent methyltransferase, with translation MADLLKSNFFRRVDETDDEEFYRAPRRVVHIDDGAIAAVGEIFVSRVAPGSEILDLMSSWRSHIPKELKPARVVGLGLNREEMSDNPALSEIVVHDVNREPRLPFADSSFDAALITVSVQYLTRPIEVFAEVGRVLRVSKPFIVSFSNRMFPTKAVALWQASGSAGRVAVVTRYFEESGAFEQIEVIDRSERPGAPSDPIWAVIGYRR, from the coding sequence ATGGCCGATTTGCTCAAGTCGAATTTTTTCCGCCGGGTCGATGAGACCGACGACGAGGAGTTCTATCGCGCGCCGCGCCGGGTGGTCCATATCGACGACGGCGCCATCGCTGCGGTCGGCGAAATTTTCGTCAGCCGCGTGGCGCCGGGCAGTGAAATTCTCGATTTGATGAGCAGTTGGCGCTCGCATATTCCGAAAGAGCTCAAGCCGGCGCGCGTCGTCGGCCTCGGGCTTAATCGCGAGGAGATGAGCGACAATCCCGCGTTAAGTGAAATCGTGGTGCATGATGTCAATCGGGAGCCGCGATTGCCCTTCGCGGATAGTTCCTTCGACGCGGCGCTGATAACCGTGTCGGTGCAGTATCTTACCCGGCCAATCGAAGTATTCGCCGAAGTTGGGCGGGTGCTGCGCGTGAGCAAGCCTTTCATCGTGAGCTTCTCGAACCGCATGTTTCCGACCAAAGCGGTCGCGCTCTGGCAGGCTTCCGGCAGTGCGGGTCGGGTCGCGGTCGTGACACGCTACTTTGAAGAAAGCGGCGCCTTCGAGCAGATCGAGGTAATCGATCGCAGCGAACGTCCAGGAGCGCCGTCCGATCCGATTTGGGCGGTGATCGGTTATCGGCGGTAA